Proteins from a genomic interval of Gossypium hirsutum isolate 1008001.06 chromosome A09, Gossypium_hirsutum_v2.1, whole genome shotgun sequence:
- the LOC107889518 gene encoding polygalacturonase inhibitor precursor translates to MKIYPAFLSFLFISIFISPSVSDHCNAQDKKVLLKIKKALGNPYLLASWDPNTDCCDWYCLECHPNTHRVVSLTLFSDDRLTGQIPPEVGDLPYLETLLFRHLPNLNGTIQPAIAKLKNLKTLRLSWTNLSGPVPNFLSQLKNLTYLDLSFNNLSGSIPSSLSTLPNLEALHLDRNKLTGTIPESFGMFPSKNLYLFILSHNKLSGTIPASLANMDFNTIDLSRNLLEGDPSVLFGPKKTTFEIDLSRNMFQFDLSKVQFPKSLARLDLNHNKITGSIPAGLTDLELQFMNVSYNRLCGQIPVGGRLQSFDYSTYFHNRCLCGAPLDTCK, encoded by the coding sequence ATGAAGATATATCCAGCTTTCCTCAGTTTCCTCTTCATATCCATCTTCATTTCACCTTCTGTCTCAGACCACTGCAACGCTCAAGACAAGAAGGTTCTTCTCAAGATCAAAAAGGCCTTAGGCAACCCTTACCTCTTGGCCTCATGGGACCCCAACACTGATTGCTGTGATTGGTACTGTCTTGAATGCCATCCCAATACCCACCGTGTCGTTTCCCTCACCCTGTTCTCCGATGATCGTCTCACCGGCCAAATCCCCCCTGAAGTTGGCGACCTTCCGTACCTTGAAACCCTTCTTTTCAGACACCTCCCTAACCTCAATGGAACCATACAACCCGCCATTGCCAAGCTCAAGAACCTCAAGACGCTTCGCTTGAGCTGGACCAATCTTTCCGGTCCAGTCCCTAATTTTCTTAGCCAACTTAAGAACTTGACTTACttggacctttcatttaataaccTCTCGGGATCTATTCCAAGCTCCCTTTCAACACTCCCAAATCTCGAGGCTTTGCATTTGGATAGAAACAAGTTAACTGGTACCATACCAGAATCTTTTGGTATGTTTCCTAGCAAAAACCTGTATTTGTTCATCTTGTCTCACAATAAACTTTCTGGTACAATCCCTGCCTCTTTAGCCAACATGGACTTTAACACCATTGACCTGTCGAGGAACTTGCTTGAAGGTGATCCTTCAGTGTTGTTTGGCCCGAAAAAAACGACATTCGAAATCGATCTTTCTAGGAACATGTTCCAATTCGATCTATCTAAAGTGCAGTTTCCCAAGAGTTTGGCAAGGCTGGATCTGAATCATAACAAGATTACGGGAAGTATTCCTGCAGGGTTGACGGATCTGGAGTTGCAGTTCATGAATGTAAGTTACAATAGGTTGTGCGGACAAATCCCGGTGGGAGGGCGGTTGCAGAGTTTCGATTACTCCACGTATTTTCACAACCGCTGCTTGTGCGGTGCTCCGCTCGACACCTGCAAGTAA